In Paenibacillus durus, the DNA window GCGCTTGGCAGCAAAGGATTTGAGGTTGAGCGGATCAATGTGGCGGAGCTGCCGCCGGAAGATCTGATTCATACGAAGTTCGAGAGCGAAGCGATTGTCAAAGCGAACGGCCTCGTGGCGGAAGCGGACGCTCTGATCGTTGTAAGTCCGGTATACAAGGCTTCCTATACGGGGGTTCTTAAGACGTTCCTGGATCTGGTTCCCCAAAAAGGACTTGCCGGAAAAATCGTGCTTCCGCTCTTTATGGGCGGCAGCCTTGCGCATCTGCTTACGATTGATTATGCGCTGAAGCCGGTATTGTCCGTGCTGGGCGCGCGCCATATCCTTGGCGGCGTGTACGCGGTGGACTCCCAGGTCGTGCGTAATGATGCCGGAGCGGTGGAGATTGCCGAAGAACTGCGGCTGCGGCTGGACAGCGCACTGGGTGAGTTCGCGGAAGAGACGGAGCTGAAAGCAGGCCGCAAGGCGCGGGACTAGCCGATTAGGATAACCGAACTCCGGGATGAAAGAACTACAACTGAAAAAAAGATTATGCGGCGAAAAAAGCAGTCTATCCTCACCGAGGACGGACTGCTTTTGCACTTTCAGCCTAAGCCATACCGTGAATCTTCATTGACATAAGAAAATAATCATGCTAAATTTCATAGTAATTTAGTAGGAATAGTATACTTTTGAAGATTGAAAAGGGGTAAAGGTCATGGGTTCATTGGTTAGAGCGCTTAAAGCGAGAAGTAGATGGAGATTTTTGGGACTGCAGCCGGGAATCGCTTTGTTGAACAGGTTATCTTTTCTCGGAAAGTTTACTCTAATCGGGATAGCGGTGCTGGTTCCGGTGCTTGTATTGGCCGGGCAATCCGC includes these proteins:
- the ssuE gene encoding NADPH-dependent FMN reductase; amino-acid sequence: MAKIVVINGTPSLVSRINAVIEYAEKALGSKGFEVERINVAELPPEDLIHTKFESEAIVKANGLVAEADALIVVSPVYKASYTGVLKTFLDLVPQKGLAGKIVLPLFMGGSLAHLLTIDYALKPVLSVLGARHILGGVYAVDSQVVRNDAGAVEIAEELRLRLDSALGEFAEETELKAGRKARD